One genomic region from Reichenbachiella ulvae encodes:
- a CDS encoding LolA family protein, whose amino-acid sequence MKKRIYSLMLGLAIICLTVEVEAQDRVEKFLSRLEAFNAKTTSIVSDFDQEQEFSFLDETMEASGQFYFMKPGVMKWDQKSPEAYAFVIKSDEAYKMEGGKKKNIPLNSPQIAGFKRFLLTTMDGSILQSGDFDVNIGFANGVVEVDLLPTKKTMKRMFEKVSLKFDEESLLLKELVFFETETDFRRIQFSNHQLNTLTDATVFTE is encoded by the coding sequence ATGAAAAAGAGGATATACAGCTTGATGCTTGGGTTGGCAATCATTTGCCTGACAGTAGAGGTTGAAGCGCAGGATAGAGTAGAGAAGTTTCTTTCTCGATTGGAAGCTTTCAATGCGAAGACGACATCAATAGTGAGTGATTTTGATCAGGAACAGGAGTTTTCATTTCTAGATGAAACCATGGAAGCTAGTGGTCAATTTTACTTCATGAAACCTGGAGTGATGAAGTGGGATCAAAAGTCACCTGAAGCTTATGCTTTTGTGATCAAAAGTGATGAAGCCTATAAAATGGAAGGTGGAAAGAAAAAGAACATTCCACTCAATAGCCCGCAGATTGCAGGTTTTAAAAGGTTCTTGCTTACTACCATGGATGGTTCGATTTTGCAGAGTGGAGATTTTGATGTGAATATTGGGTTTGCTAATGGAGTAGTGGAGGTAGACCTGCTACCAACGAAGAAGACCATGAAACGCATGTTCGAAAAAGTAAGTCTGAAGTTTGATGAAGAGTCGCTCCTCTTGAAAGAATTGGTTTTCTTTGAGACAGAAACGGATTTTCGACGGATTCAATTTTCGAATCATCAGCTGAATACGCTGACAGATGCAACCGTTTTTACCGAATAA
- a CDS encoding polysaccharide deacetylase family protein: MSKFHWSLIIFLLLELGLWIMVARGMSSYASPFILIFVYSLFLFAMSMMPGVNFFVKAQNHVASDRVMLTFDDGPHPELTPLTLDILKEKQVKAMFFLIGKNVEAHPELVKRIIAEGHMVGGHTYLHEPAFGFKFGSALDKDIMRAQNLLTDLSGKEEVYFRPPFGVTNPNVAQVIKKRGLQMIGWSLRTYDTAYDFDSLKVQKVITQTKPGDIVLMHERVKSTCEALPELIDGIRKRGMEFGVLSQ; this comes from the coding sequence GTGTCTAAATTTCATTGGAGCTTAATCATTTTTTTACTTCTTGAATTAGGACTTTGGATCATGGTGGCCAGAGGAATGAGCTCCTATGCCTCGCCATTCATCTTGATTTTCGTTTATTCCCTGTTTTTGTTCGCCATGTCTATGATGCCAGGGGTCAATTTTTTTGTGAAGGCACAAAATCATGTGGCTAGTGATCGGGTCATGTTGACCTTTGATGATGGGCCGCACCCAGAGCTCACTCCCTTGACTTTAGACATCCTAAAAGAGAAACAAGTCAAGGCCATGTTTTTCCTGATCGGTAAAAATGTAGAGGCTCATCCCGAGTTAGTCAAAAGAATCATCGCAGAAGGACATATGGTAGGTGGGCACACCTATCTGCACGAACCGGCATTTGGATTTAAGTTTGGGTCAGCCCTGGATAAAGATATTATGCGGGCACAAAATCTACTAACTGACTTGAGTGGAAAGGAGGAAGTCTATTTTAGACCTCCATTTGGTGTCACCAACCCGAATGTCGCTCAGGTGATCAAGAAGCGCGGGCTGCAAATGATTGGTTGGTCGCTACGTACCTATGATACAGCTTATGATTTTGATTCTTTGAAGGTGCAAAAGGTGATTACTCAAACGAAACCCGGGGATATCGTGCTGATGCACGAGCGAGTCAAGAGTACTTGTGAGGCTTTGCCAGAGTTGATTGATGGAATTCGAAAAAGAGGTATGGAATTTGGTGTTTTGTCTCAATAA
- a CDS encoding beta-ketoacyl synthase chain length factor — protein MRKVFIQSAVSITCQPSFLNENLYELKIGKANDLALLEPNYKDFIPPAMIRRASKMMKMSLASSQACMQQAGVEDLGAIIVGSGLGCLMDTEKFLKSSILAEEGSLIPPLSFIQSGHNSVSGQIALQLKNQRYNMTHVQKGLSFEYALMDAMLRIKEGDQAVMLGGVDEKIDVLDELAKAVDWPEDMRNELAEGCSFFVLKDESDAGIEVADVKIVSTSKIEVELEALLQAHDLRVDDSIGNFVGLNEVQEADLDINHQLYTQWIGRYFSSSAFGFHLAYDKLKNEGKAGDFSVVINLSNAQYTGLTLLRRV, from the coding sequence ATGAGAAAAGTATTCATCCAATCCGCGGTATCGATCACCTGTCAGCCAAGTTTTCTCAACGAAAATTTATATGAGCTGAAAATTGGGAAGGCCAATGATTTGGCACTTCTAGAACCCAATTACAAGGACTTTATCCCTCCAGCTATGATCAGAAGGGCTTCTAAAATGATGAAAATGTCTTTGGCTTCCAGTCAGGCATGCATGCAGCAGGCTGGAGTGGAAGATTTGGGAGCGATCATCGTAGGTTCTGGATTGGGCTGTTTGATGGATACTGAAAAGTTTTTGAAATCCTCAATTCTTGCCGAGGAGGGGAGTTTGATTCCTCCACTGTCTTTCATCCAATCGGGCCACAACTCAGTCTCTGGTCAGATTGCATTGCAACTGAAGAACCAGCGCTACAATATGACACACGTGCAGAAGGGACTGTCCTTCGAATATGCACTGATGGACGCTATGCTTCGAATCAAAGAAGGTGATCAGGCAGTAATGCTAGGCGGAGTAGACGAAAAAATAGATGTGCTAGACGAGCTGGCTAAAGCGGTAGATTGGCCTGAAGACATGCGAAACGAACTGGCTGAAGGTTGTAGTTTCTTCGTGCTGAAGGATGAGTCCGATGCAGGAATCGAAGTAGCTGATGTAAAGATTGTTTCTACTTCGAAGATTGAAGTAGAGCTGGAGGCCTTGCTACAGGCGCATGACCTGCGTGTCGATGACAGTATTGGTAATTTTGTAGGCTTGAACGAGGTACAAGAAGCAGATCTGGATATCAATCATCAGCTATATACGCAATGGATAGGCCGATACTTTAGTAGTTCGGCATTTGGATTTCACCTTGCCTACGACAAGTTGAAGAATGAGGGGAAAGCAGGTGATTTCTCAGTAGTGATCAACTTGAGCAATGCGCAATATACTGGACTGACCCTTCTCAGACGTGTCTAA
- a CDS encoding beta-ketoacyl-[acyl-carrier-protein] synthase family protein gives MEAFVTGMGVVTALGIGVEENLRALKAAKTGVTLFKTNKGPKLKGGLLKSDEELKTLLGLDAEAQVPRTGLIAMLACKEAIAETDLDQDLRTGFINGTTTGGMDLSERHFQSLYMRQDPTQIRNLLTHDLGTVTDMVAQLLGITHYVNTLSTACSSAANAIMLGARMIKAGMLDRVVVGGTDALTDFTVDGFGSLMIYDTEYCRPFDENRVGLNLGEGAGFLLLENEKSLAASGNKKMGVCKGWANTNDAYHQTGTSPEGNGAYLAMQESLKLAGLQAADIDYLNAHGTATKNNDNSELSAIDRVFGDLDLSFSSTKAYTGHTLAAAGGVEAVYSIMSIQNGCVFPNLHWKDKMTSSERTPTTEWENKEINAVMSNSFGFGGNSTSLIFTKA, from the coding sequence ATGGAAGCATTCGTGACCGGTATGGGAGTGGTGACTGCCCTTGGGATAGGCGTAGAAGAAAATCTACGTGCCCTAAAGGCAGCCAAAACAGGTGTGACTCTTTTCAAAACAAACAAAGGGCCTAAGCTGAAAGGAGGACTACTCAAGTCTGACGAGGAGCTGAAGACTTTGCTTGGATTAGATGCAGAGGCGCAGGTGCCACGTACTGGCTTGATCGCGATGCTAGCCTGCAAGGAGGCCATAGCCGAAACGGACCTAGACCAAGATTTGCGAACTGGCTTCATCAATGGAACCACGACCGGAGGCATGGATTTGAGTGAAAGACATTTTCAATCCCTCTACATGCGTCAGGATCCCACTCAAATACGAAACTTATTAACTCATGATCTGGGGACAGTCACTGATATGGTGGCGCAGCTGCTGGGTATCACTCATTACGTGAATACCTTGAGCACGGCCTGTTCTTCGGCAGCCAATGCTATCATGCTTGGCGCTAGAATGATCAAGGCAGGTATGCTGGATCGAGTCGTGGTTGGAGGTACAGATGCATTGACAGATTTTACCGTCGATGGATTTGGGTCACTCATGATCTATGATACGGAGTATTGCAGACCATTTGATGAAAACCGGGTGGGACTGAATCTGGGTGAGGGTGCAGGGTTTCTACTGCTGGAAAATGAAAAAAGTCTGGCAGCTTCAGGGAATAAAAAAATGGGTGTCTGTAAAGGCTGGGCTAATACCAACGATGCCTACCATCAGACCGGCACTTCCCCAGAGGGGAATGGTGCCTATCTGGCGATGCAGGAGTCGCTAAAGCTAGCAGGTCTGCAAGCTGCAGATATCGACTATCTCAATGCCCATGGCACTGCCACGAAAAATAATGACAATTCGGAACTGAGTGCGATTGATCGTGTATTTGGTGATCTGGATCTTTCCTTTAGTTCTACCAAGGCTTATACAGGTCATACATTGGCAGCTGCTGGTGGAGTAGAAGCAGTCTACTCGATCATGAGTATTCAAAATGGTTGTGTGTTTCCTAATCTGCACTGGAAGGATAAAATGACCAGTAGCGAACGAACACCAACTACTGAATGGGAAAACAAAGAAATTAATGCGGTCATGTCTAACTCCTTCGGTTTCGGAGGCAATAGTACTTCTTTGATCTTTACAAAAGCATGA
- a CDS encoding phosphopantetheine-binding protein: MELKQELKEKLIEQLNLEEVTPADIKDDEPLFGDGLGLDSIDALEIIVILDNNYGLKVGNPEEARDIFYSIETLAKYIEANKN; the protein is encoded by the coding sequence ATGGAGTTAAAACAAGAATTAAAAGAAAAGCTGATCGAACAGCTAAACCTGGAAGAGGTAACCCCGGCGGACATCAAAGATGATGAGCCATTGTTTGGTGATGGTTTGGGACTTGACTCTATCGACGCGCTAGAGATCATCGTGATTCTGGACAACAACTATGGATTGAAAGTAGGCAATCCAGAAGAGGCAAGAGATATTTTTTATTCAATAGAAACACTAGCCAAATACATCGAGGCAAATAAGAATTGA
- a CDS encoding 3-oxoacyl-ACP synthase, with protein MLKAISSIVIKKDLFEINGKSQPLPENDGTLKGLMSAFYHSLNMSYPKFHKMDNLSKLGVIGVELLKQEHDLESYQDDAIALHFQNASASLDTDWVHQQNINEGKAASPANFVYTLPNIVLGEIAIRNKWYGENLFTLADQFDQDRWMKTNQVLVAQNKAEAVLGGWVEVLEEAFELELYFVAKE; from the coding sequence ATGTTGAAAGCAATTAGTTCTATAGTAATAAAGAAGGACCTCTTCGAAATCAATGGCAAGTCACAGCCATTGCCTGAGAATGATGGTACGCTCAAAGGATTGATGTCGGCATTCTATCATTCATTAAATATGAGCTATCCCAAGTTCCATAAAATGGATAATTTATCTAAGTTAGGAGTAATAGGGGTGGAGCTTCTGAAACAGGAGCACGATCTTGAATCCTATCAAGATGATGCGATCGCCCTTCACTTTCAGAATGCATCGGCCAGTTTGGATACGGACTGGGTTCATCAGCAAAATATCAATGAGGGAAAGGCTGCCAGCCCAGCGAATTTTGTCTACACTTTGCCTAATATTGTGTTGGGTGAAATAGCGATTCGCAACAAGTGGTATGGAGAAAATTTATTCACTCTGGCGGATCAGTTTGATCAGGATCGCTGGATGAAAACCAATCAAGTGCTAGTGGCACAAAATAAGGCTGAAGCCGTGCTGGGAGGCTGGGTGGAAGTCTTGGAAGAAGCGTTTGAGTTAGAGCTATATTTCGTAGCAAAGGAGTAA
- a CDS encoding beta-ketoacyl synthase N-terminal-like domain-containing protein, giving the protein MSYIGAEHIISPLGVGAHVNFAKAQQGISGLKKHEHYDHAPSNIPFGIIEDYNLEKGLTKLESLVLQSCQYSLSRMNDLEGKWLMIFCTTKGDVDRLAAGLSKEVRPQFVAEVVASKLDIQMDIEVVSNACISGLLGVVMAHDYIATNNYDKVMVIGADVFSEFTCRGFESFMALSDRECKPFDANRNGLSLGEAIATAVVTGDKKDFMACPKEVLGGASANDANHISGPSRTGEGLYRSITKALKQSALQVGQIDAISAHGTATRYNDDMESIAFHRMGLTKQPVNSMKGYFGHTLGAAGLLELVMCMQSMDNNEMLATKGCESPGTTEKINVLTENKAMQLNTILKTTSGFGGCNAAAVIRKVEC; this is encoded by the coding sequence ATGAGTTATATAGGAGCCGAACATATCATCTCTCCGCTGGGAGTAGGTGCCCATGTCAATTTTGCAAAGGCACAGCAGGGCATCTCCGGTTTGAAAAAGCATGAACACTACGATCATGCCCCTTCTAACATTCCTTTTGGTATAATAGAAGATTATAATCTTGAAAAAGGCCTTACCAAATTAGAGTCTCTGGTCCTTCAGAGTTGTCAATACTCCTTATCCAGAATGAATGATTTGGAAGGGAAGTGGTTGATGATATTTTGTACTACGAAAGGTGATGTCGATCGATTAGCAGCCGGATTAAGCAAGGAGGTAAGACCCCAGTTTGTAGCTGAAGTCGTGGCGTCCAAACTGGATATTCAGATGGATATCGAGGTGGTGTCCAATGCTTGTATATCTGGCTTGCTTGGGGTAGTTATGGCCCATGATTATATAGCGACCAACAATTATGACAAGGTAATGGTCATTGGGGCGGATGTGTTCTCTGAATTTACTTGTAGAGGATTCGAGTCCTTTATGGCATTGAGTGACAGGGAATGTAAGCCATTTGATGCCAATAGAAATGGGCTGTCTCTGGGTGAAGCGATTGCTACGGCAGTGGTGACAGGAGATAAAAAAGATTTTATGGCTTGCCCCAAAGAAGTATTAGGTGGAGCGAGTGCCAATGATGCCAACCACATCTCAGGACCCTCCCGTACTGGAGAAGGGCTTTATAGATCCATAACCAAGGCACTAAAGCAGTCGGCTCTGCAAGTGGGACAGATCGATGCGATCTCGGCCCATGGTACGGCTACTCGCTACAATGATGACATGGAGTCCATTGCTTTTCATCGAATGGGGCTAACCAAGCAGCCTGTCAACAGCATGAAAGGCTATTTTGGGCATACACTCGGAGCAGCAGGTCTGCTAGAGCTTGTGATGTGCATGCAATCCATGGATAACAACGAGATGTTGGCTACCAAGGGGTGTGAAAGCCCAGGTACTACAGAAAAAATCAATGTCTTAACAGAAAATAAAGCAATGCAGCTAAATACCATACTAAAGACCACTTCGGGATTTGGGGGATGTAATGCTGCTGCTGTGATAAGAAAGGTTGAATGTTGA
- a CDS encoding acyl-CoA thioesterase, with protein sequence MEYLEVSISVRARFSEVDAMGVVWHGNYLKYFEDGREKLGESIGMSYMDIANNGYFVPIVHADINYKSPLTFGENLEIRCRLIKSRSAKLIHEYEVINLENGQVSCIGKTEQVFLHAKSRELELSYPEFYTEWMNQADWKEG encoded by the coding sequence ATGGAGTATCTGGAAGTAAGCATATCTGTAAGAGCGAGATTTTCTGAAGTGGATGCCATGGGTGTCGTTTGGCACGGCAACTATTTGAAGTATTTTGAAGATGGCAGAGAAAAACTAGGTGAGAGCATCGGGATGTCCTATATGGATATAGCAAACAATGGGTATTTTGTTCCGATTGTACATGCAGACATCAACTACAAGTCGCCACTTACATTTGGTGAGAACTTGGAGATTAGATGCAGATTGATCAAATCAAGATCCGCCAAACTGATCCATGAATATGAAGTAATCAATCTGGAAAACGGACAGGTAAGCTGTATTGGGAAAACTGAGCAGGTGTTTCTCCATGCCAAATCTAGAGAGTTGGAATTATCCTATCCGGAGTTTTATACCGAATGGATGAATCAAGCAGATTGGAAAGAAGGATGA
- a CDS encoding 3-hydroxyacyl-ACP dehydratase: protein MKALIDRENITDYIPQKAPIVMIDEVISCGEKEIVSRLEVSENNMFVLDGKLTESGLIENIAQTAAAKVGYECHLRNIPVPVGFIGGVSKVEVTDLPPIGAQIETTVTIKNDVMNVTIISGSSKVGNQDLISCEMKILIQQED from the coding sequence ATGAAAGCACTAATCGACCGAGAAAATATTACCGACTATATACCACAAAAAGCTCCGATCGTCATGATAGACGAGGTGATCAGCTGTGGAGAAAAAGAAATTGTTTCTCGTCTGGAGGTGAGCGAGAATAATATGTTTGTGCTGGATGGGAAATTGACTGAATCAGGACTGATCGAAAATATTGCCCAAACGGCTGCTGCCAAGGTCGGATATGAGTGTCATTTAAGGAATATCCCTGTGCCTGTTGGGTTCATCGGGGGTGTGAGCAAAGTAGAAGTAACTGACCTGCCACCAATCGGCGCACAAATAGAAACCACCGTAACCATAAAGAATGATGTGATGAATGTAACTATTATCTCAGGTAGTAGCAAAGTAGGAAATCAGGATTTGATTTCTTGCGAGATGAAAATCCTCATTCAGCAAGAAGACTAA
- a CDS encoding lysophospholipid acyltransferase family protein, giving the protein MSKWTGRTRGTLLGYRIIVWTLKFVNIKAAYLLLRGVSYYYYLFGSAPKEALISFYTKALKLSKKEAKPIVRNNFLNLAQSLLDKIAFSAGNKSLYSYSNSGESKLIELANEGNGLILVSGHYGNWDIAGQLLDGINRKINILMFDNEHEKIKDYLASQGVQNYEIITQNNDLGHLIKIYNALKNGEVLCLHADRFLPGAPTLDLDFFGQKALFPLGPFQLISKLKSPFAFVFAHKKSDFHYFFSAHFTDADRKDPQAIGQSFADILEQKVREKPDHWFNYYNFFHHE; this is encoded by the coding sequence ATGAGCAAATGGACAGGACGTACTAGAGGTACCCTTTTGGGGTACCGTATTATTGTATGGACACTGAAATTTGTAAATATAAAAGCCGCCTACTTATTACTTAGAGGGGTATCTTATTATTACTATCTATTCGGGTCAGCCCCAAAGGAAGCTCTTATTTCATTCTACACAAAGGCATTGAAGTTGTCCAAAAAGGAAGCCAAGCCTATTGTCAGAAATAATTTCCTGAATTTAGCCCAATCCTTGCTAGACAAAATTGCCTTTTCGGCAGGGAACAAGTCTTTGTATAGCTATTCTAACAGTGGTGAAAGCAAACTCATAGAGTTGGCCAATGAAGGTAATGGGCTCATCTTGGTTTCGGGTCACTATGGCAATTGGGATATAGCAGGTCAGTTACTAGATGGGATCAACCGAAAGATCAACATTCTCATGTTTGACAATGAACATGAAAAGATCAAAGATTATCTGGCTAGCCAGGGAGTTCAGAATTACGAAATCATAACACAGAATAACGATCTGGGGCATTTGATCAAAATCTACAATGCGCTCAAAAATGGGGAGGTATTGTGCCTGCATGCAGATCGATTTTTGCCAGGAGCACCTACACTGGATTTAGACTTTTTTGGACAGAAGGCTCTGTTTCCATTAGGACCGTTTCAGTTGATTTCAAAATTGAAATCTCCATTTGCGTTTGTTTTTGCACACAAGAAAAGCGATTTTCACTACTTCTTTTCAGCTCACTTTACCGATGCGGATAGAAAGGACCCCCAAGCCATTGGGCAAAGCTTCGCCGACATTTTGGAACAAAAGGTGAGGGAAAAACCCGATCATTGGTTTAATTACTATAACTTTTTTCATCACGAATGA
- a CDS encoding acyl carrier protein, translated as MTREEVVETVNGFLAEEFEVEVESLDPNGVLHETLDLDSLDYVDLVVVIESHFGFKVTGEDFKSISTLNDFYDFIVNKHEHA; from the coding sequence ATGACTAGAGAAGAAGTAGTTGAAACGGTGAACGGATTTTTGGCGGAGGAATTTGAAGTGGAGGTGGAATCTCTCGATCCTAACGGTGTGCTTCATGAAACGCTGGATTTGGACAGTCTGGACTATGTGGATTTGGTGGTGGTAATCGAAAGTCATTTTGGTTTTAAAGTGACTGGAGAGGACTTTAAGTCTATTTCTACACTCAATGACTTTTACGATTTCATCGTCAATAAGCACGAGCATGCCTAA
- a CDS encoding beta-ketoacyl-[acyl-carrier-protein] synthase family protein, with protein sequence MRVVITGYGVYSCIGKNVDEVTDSLRQGKSGIGLDLERREFGYRSCLTGIVSEPDLKKDLPRRARLGMSEEAKYAYVSTKEALDMAGVSQDYLDQNRAGILFGNDSTAGAVIDAVDVIREKKDTMLVGSGSIFQSMNSTVNMNLATIFRLRGINFTISAACASGSHAIGVGYHMIKSGLEDMIICGGAQEVNMYAFGSFDGLGVFSTREDDPAKSSRPFDKDRDGLITSGGAATVIIESLESAQRRGATILGEITGYGFSSNGDHISNPNTEGQVDSITRALKMAGIKASEVDYVNAHATSTPKGDMFEAQAILDVFGGKTPVSSTKSMTGHECWMAGASEIVYSMIMMRNSFIAPNINFENPDEVSRNLNIIAESKKSNLDTIASNSFGFGGTNSTLIIKNYD encoded by the coding sequence ATGAGAGTCGTAATAACAGGATACGGTGTTTATTCCTGCATTGGCAAAAATGTAGATGAAGTAACTGATTCCCTCAGGCAAGGAAAGAGTGGAATAGGACTTGATCTGGAAAGAAGAGAATTTGGCTATCGGTCTTGTTTGACAGGTATCGTGTCAGAACCAGATTTGAAAAAAGACTTACCTAGAAGAGCCCGTTTAGGCATGTCGGAAGAAGCCAAGTATGCCTATGTTTCTACCAAAGAAGCATTAGATATGGCAGGGGTAAGCCAGGATTATTTAGATCAAAATCGTGCGGGAATCCTTTTTGGTAATGATTCTACAGCAGGGGCTGTGATCGATGCAGTAGATGTGATTCGCGAAAAGAAAGATACCATGCTGGTGGGTTCTGGATCGATTTTTCAATCTATGAACTCGACTGTTAATATGAACCTGGCTACCATCTTCAGATTGCGCGGGATCAACTTTACGATTAGTGCTGCCTGTGCTTCAGGTTCGCATGCGATTGGTGTGGGGTATCATATGATTAAGTCTGGACTAGAAGACATGATTATCTGTGGAGGAGCTCAGGAAGTGAATATGTATGCTTTTGGTAGCTTCGATGGTTTGGGCGTGTTCTCTACTCGGGAAGATGATCCAGCTAAATCCTCACGTCCCTTTGATAAGGATAGAGATGGTTTGATCACCAGTGGAGGAGCTGCTACAGTAATCATTGAATCATTGGAATCGGCACAGCGCAGAGGCGCTACCATACTCGGTGAGATTACAGGGTATGGTTTTTCGTCCAACGGCGATCATATTTCTAATCCAAATACCGAAGGTCAGGTAGATTCTATTACCCGTGCACTCAAAATGGCGGGCATCAAGGCAAGCGAGGTGGATTATGTCAATGCGCATGCCACATCCACTCCTAAGGGGGATATGTTTGAGGCTCAGGCTATTCTCGACGTTTTTGGAGGGAAAACTCCAGTGAGTTCTACCAAATCTATGACTGGGCATGAATGCTGGATGGCAGGAGCTAGCGAAATAGTGTACAGTATGATCATGATGCGCAATTCCTTTATCGCTCCAAACATCAATTTTGAGAATCCCGATGAAGTATCCCGAAATCTTAATATTATTGCAGAATCAAAAAAGTCGAATTTGGATACGATAGCTTCTAACTCTTTTGGGTTTGGGGGCACGAATTCAACCCTTATCATTAAGAATTATGACTAG
- the fabG gene encoding 3-oxoacyl-ACP reductase FabG, which yields MRKCALVTGGSRGIGRAVAVTLAADLGLHILINYASNDSAAEETKKQIEEVGGTAELLKFQVQDHAEVEKTLSDWLANNKESKVEVLVNNAGITRDNLMVFMEEKDFDDVVQTSLKGMYNVTRHLLQHFVRNRAGRIINMASLSGLKGVPGQVNYSAAKGGMIAATKALSQELAKRKITVNAVAPGFITSDMTQDLNEDELKKLVPMNRFGSAQEVADLVSFLASPKASYITGEVININGGLYS from the coding sequence TTGAGAAAGTGTGCATTAGTAACCGGTGGTTCTAGAGGTATAGGTAGAGCAGTGGCTGTGACTTTAGCAGCTGATCTTGGCTTGCATATACTCATCAACTATGCCTCCAATGATAGCGCTGCAGAAGAAACCAAAAAGCAAATAGAAGAAGTAGGAGGTACAGCCGAATTGCTGAAGTTTCAGGTGCAGGATCATGCTGAAGTTGAAAAGACGTTGAGCGACTGGTTGGCCAACAATAAGGAGTCTAAAGTAGAGGTACTTGTAAATAATGCAGGTATTACGAGAGACAACCTCATGGTTTTCATGGAAGAAAAGGATTTTGATGACGTAGTACAGACTAGCCTAAAAGGTATGTATAATGTGACACGTCATTTGCTTCAGCATTTTGTGAGAAATCGCGCTGGGCGAATCATTAATATGGCTTCACTTTCAGGATTGAAAGGGGTGCCAGGTCAAGTCAATTATTCTGCTGCAAAAGGTGGAATGATAGCGGCAACTAAAGCATTGTCTCAAGAATTGGCCAAAAGAAAAATAACTGTTAATGCAGTAGCTCCTGGATTTATCACCAGTGATATGACTCAGGATTTGAATGAGGATGAATTGAAGAAATTGGTACCAATGAATCGTTTTGGTTCGGCTCAGGAAGTAGCCGATCTCGTTTCCTTTCTTGCCTCGCCTAAAGCTAGCTACATTACGGGTGAAGTAATCAATATCAACGGAGGATTGTATTCATAA